The Bos taurus isolate L1 Dominette 01449 registration number 42190680 breed Hereford chromosome 18, ARS-UCD2.0, whole genome shotgun sequence genome has a window encoding:
- the SERTAD1 gene encoding SERTA domain-containing protein 1, whose translation MLSKGLKRKREEEEEEKETLAVDAWWLDPSHSAVAQGPPAVASSSLFDLSVLKLHHSLRQSEPDLRHLVLVVNTLRRIQASMAPTAALPPVPTPPTAPSVADNLLASSDAALSASMASLLEDLSHIEGLSQAPQPLVDEGPLGRSAGGASPSLGALDLLGPATGCLLDDGLEGLFEDIDTSMYDSELWAPVSEGHKSSPEDGPGKEVGPDLDEAELDYLMDVLVGTQALERPPGPGR comes from the coding sequence ATGCTGAGCAAGGGCCTGAAGCGAaagcgggaggaggaggaggaggagaaggaaacccTGGCAGTGGACGCCTGGTGGCTGGATCCCAGCCACTCAGCAGTAGCTCAGGGACCCCCAGCCGTGGCCTCCAGTTCTCTCTTTGACCTTTCGGTGCTCAAGCTCCATCATAGCCTGCGGCAGAGTGAGCCGGACCTGCGGCACCTGGTGCTGGTAGTGAACACACTGCGGCGAATCCAGGCATCCATGGCACCCACGGCTGCCCTGCCACCTGTGCCCACCCCACCCACAGCCCCCAGCGTGGCTGACAACCTGCTGGCCAGCTCTGATGCTGCCCTCTCAGCCTCCATGGCCAGCCTCCTGGAGGACCTCAGCCATATTGAGGGCCTGAGCCAGGCCCCACAGCCCCTGGTAGATGAGGGGCCACTAGGCCGCTCTGCCGGGGGAGCCTCACCCAGCCTGGGTGCCTTGGACCTGCTGGGCCCAGCCACTGGCTGTCTGCTGGACGATGGGCTCGAGGGCCTGTTTGAGGACATTGACACATCCATGTATGACAGTGAACTCTGGGCACCAGTCTCTGAGGGCCACAAATCCAGCCCTGAAGATGGACCAGGCAAGGAGGTAGGTCCAGATCTGGACGAGGCTGAGCTGGACTACCTCATGGACGTGCTGGTGGGCACACAGGCGCTGGAACGACCACCAGGGCCGGGGCGTTGA
- the SERTAD3 gene encoding SERTA domain-containing protein 3 isoform X1 codes for MVGGLKRKHSDLEEEEEDEKWDWSPAGLRSYQQALLRISLDKVQRSLGPRAPSLRRHVLIHNTLQQLQAALCLTPAPALPPEPLFLGEEDFSLSATIGSILRELETSMDETEPPQNPAAPPSPQNEVLPQPDPVFLEALSSRYLGDSGLDDFFLDIDTSAVEKEPAVAPPEPPHNLFCAPGSWEWNELDHIMEIILGS; via the coding sequence ATGGTAGGAGGCTTGAAGAGGAAGCACTCAGAtctggaggaagaagaagaggatgagaagTGGGACTGGAGTCCAGCAGGCCTGCGGAGCTACCAGCAAGCCCTGCTCCGCATCTCCCTAGACAAAGTCCAGCGAAGTCTAGGCCCCCGAGCACCCAGCCTTCGCAGGCACGTCCTCATCCACAACACCCTCCAGCAGCTCCAAGCGGCGCTTTGCCTGACTCCTGCACCTGCCCTGCCCCCGGAGCCCCTCTTCCTGGGCGAGGAGGACTTCTCGCTGTCGGCAACCATTGGCTCTATTCTCCGGGAGCTGGAGACCTCCATGGATGAGACCGAGCCACCTCAGAATCCAGCAGCTCCCCCAAGCCCCCAGAATGAAGTGCTTCCCCAGCCCGATCCAGTCTTCTTAGAAGCTCTGAGCTCCCGGTACCTGGGGGACTCAGGCCTGGATGACTTCTTCCTGGACATCGACACATCCGCAGTGGAGAAGGAGCCTGCAGTGGCCCCACCAGAACCTCCTCACAACCTTTTTTGTGCCCCAGGGTCCTGGGAATGGAATGAACTAGATCACATCATGGAAATCATTCTGGGATCCTAA
- the BLVRB gene encoding flavin reductase (NADPH) has product MVVKKIALFGATGNTGLTTLAQAVQAGYEVTVLVRDPSRLPSEGPQPAHVVVGDVRQPADVDKTVAGQDAVIVLLGTRNDLSPTTVMSEGAQNIVAAMKAHGVDKVVACTSAFLLWDPSKVPPRLQDVTDDHIRMHKVLQQSGLKYVAVMPPHIGDHPLTGAYTVTLDGRGPSRVISKHDLGHFMLHCLTTDKYDGHTTYPSHVYE; this is encoded by the exons ATGGTCGTCAAGAAGATTGCCCTTTTCGGCGCCACCGGCAACACCGGGCTCACCACGCTGGCGCAGGCGGTGCAAGCAG GCTATGAGGTGACGGTGCTGGTGCGGGACCCCTCCAGGCTGCCCTCAGAGGGGCCCCAGCCGGCCCACGTGGTGGTGGGTGACGTCCGGCAGCCGGCCGATGTGGACAAGACCGTGGCTGGGCAGGACGCTGTCATCGTGCTGCTGGGCACCCGCAATGACCTCA GTCCTACCACAGTGATGTCCGAGGGTGCCCAGAACATTGTGGCAGCCATGAAGGCCCATGGCGTGGACAAGGTCGTGGCCTGCACCTCGG CCTTCCTACTGTGGGACCCTTCCAAGGTGCCCCCAAGACTGCAGGATGTGACTGATGACCATATCCGGATGCACAAGGTACTGCAGCAGTCGGGCCTGAAGTACGTGGCCGTGATGCCACCACATATAG GAGACCACCCATTGACTGGGGCCTACACAGTGACCCTGGATGGACGAGGGCCCTCGAGAGTCATCTCCAAACATGACCTGGGCCACTTCATGCTGCACTGCCTCACCACCGATAAGTACGACGGGCACACCACCTACCCCTCCCATGTGTATGAATAG